Proteins encoded by one window of Candidatus Mesenet endosymbiont of Phosphuga atrata:
- a CDS encoding DnaJ domain-containing protein yields the protein MFINYYEVLGVDRNATEGEIREVYKKLALKHHSNKSIENCVKNLSKNLKPLMDKYIQNSGSPAKRAQMSDSKDSPSTSFDTTKVEKDNKNCIIM from the coding sequence ATGTTCATCAATTACTATGAAGTGCTAGGTGTAGATAGAAATGCTACTGAAGGTGAGATAAGGGAAGTATATAAAAAATTAGCACTAAAGCACCACTCAAATAAATCAATTGAAAATTGCGTGAAAAACTTATCTAAAAATTTAAAGCCGTTGATGGATAAGTACATTCAGAATTCTGGCAGCCCCGCTAAAAGAGCTCAAATGTCTGATTCCAAAGATAGCCCTAGTACTTCCTTTGATACTACAAAAGTAGAAAAAGATAATAAGAATTGTATAATTATGTAA